The Falco naumanni isolate bFalNau1 unplaced genomic scaffold, bFalNau1.pat scaffold_475_arrow_pat_ctg1, whole genome shotgun sequence nucleotide sequence gcccctgcgggggggggtccctacacccagcccagcccctgggggggggtccctgcccctgggGGGTGGTTCCtacacccagccctgcccctgggggggggtctctccacccagccctgcccctgggggggggtgtccctgcccctggggggggggtccctgccccggggggggggtccccggccggtcccagcccccccccccccccccccccccggccgcgcAGGGATCGACCTGGTGGAGATGGGCGGCGAGTTCCTGGCGGTGCCGGGGGAGGACGCGGCGCGCAGGGCCTGGCACCTGCGGGAGAAGATCGCCAGCTACCAGGAGACCTTCTCCGTGCTGGAAAAGGTGGGGTGGGcaaaggggggagggggcttctccccccccccacccccccccatcccacccccctccatcccccccccaccccccccacccccctcctgaCACCTGCCCCTCCCCCACAGTGCCCGAAGCCAGTGATCGCGGCCGTGCACGGCGCCTGCGTCGGTGCTGGTGAGTTGGGgacaccgggggggggggagggggggggcgggggggggacacacagggatggggacacagcGGGGGGGGTCTGTGTCCCTCCCCGtccccccctgtcccccccctgAGGGTCCCCTCCCTGCAGGTGTTGACCTGATCTCGGCCTGTGACATCCGCTACTGCAGCCAGGACGCCTGGTTCCAGGTgaaggtgggtgggtggggacACCTTGGGGGGGGCCTGGTGGCTCCTTGGGTGTCCCCAAGGCCCCTCAGATGTCCCCAAGACCCCTCAGATGTCCTGCTGGCTCCTTGGGTGTCACCAAGAGCCCTCAGATGTCCCCAAGACCCCTCAGATGTCCCCAAGATCCCCCAGCCGTCCTGGTGGCTCCTTGGGTGTCCCCAAGACCCCTCAGATGTCCCCAAGATCCCCCAGCCGTCCTGGTGGCTCCTTGGGTGTCCCCAAGGCCCCTCAGATGTCCCCAAGACCCCTCAGCCGTCCTGGTGGCTCCTTGGGTGTCCCCCAAGACCCCTCAGATGTCCCCAAGATCCCCCCCAGCCGTCCTGGTGGCTCCTTGGGTGTCCCCAAGGCCCCTCAGATGTCCCCAAGACCCCTCAGTTGTCCTGGTAGCTCCTTGGATGTCCCCAAGGTCCCTTGGGTGTCTTGGGGCCTCTTTGGATGTCCCCAAGATCCCCTGGATGTCCCCAAAGACCCCTCTGACATCCCGGTGACCCCACGGGTGACACTGggccccctcagccccctccccatgtCCTCGTGTGTCCCCTCACGTGTCCCCTCGCCCGCAGGAGGTGGACATCGGGCTGGCGGCCGACGTGGGCACCCTGCAGCGTCTCCCGAAGATCGTGGGCAGCCAGAGGTGacggggggggggatggggacaccgggtggggggtggggggctggtggcGGGGGAGGGGACTTCAGCGGGACCCCGTGTCACCTCGTGTCACCCCCGCAGCCTCGTCAACGAGCTGGCCTTCACCGCCCGCAAGATGATGGCCCCCGAGGCGCAGAGCTGCGGCTTGGTGAGGTACGGCCACCCCCCTCGTCCCCTGGGGACACCGCGGGGacatccccacccccccccagccagggggACACTCGGGGACACCCGTTGTTGTCACCCGCAGCCGCGTGTTCCCCGACAAGGCGTCGCTGCTGCGCGGGGCGctggcggtggcggcggcggtggccgcccgcagccccgtGGCCGTGCAGGGCACCAAGGTCAACCTGGTGTACGCGCGCGACCACCCCGTCCCCGAGGGGCTGCGCTACATGGTGAGTGTCACCGTCCCCAAGGCGG carries:
- the ECH1 gene encoding delta(3,5)-Delta(2,4)-dienoyl-CoA isomerase, mitochondrial, which codes for LGGGSLPRGGGPRPVPAPPPPPPPGRAGIDLVEMGGEFLAVPGEDAARRAWHLREKIASYQETFSVLEKCPKPVIAAVHGACVGAGVDLISACDIRYCSQDAWFQVKEVDIGLAADVGTLQRLPKIVGSQSLVNELAFTARKMMAPEAQSCGLVSRVFPDKASLLRGALAVAAAVAARSPVAVQGTKVNLVYARDHPVPEGLRYMATWNMAMLQTEDILKSVQAALEKRDPESVPFAKL